The Nitrospinaceae bacterium genome has a segment encoding these proteins:
- a CDS encoding TIM barrel protein, translated as MPAKKAPAAKTESVVKKKPAAKKKTTVKKKETKKAPAAEKKSTAEKKPVAKKKAVSKKSPANAMGFKPGVPKEKPKGRIYEGPLNVNAKPKKADTIFFGVGGVPHSAKPQGHPEAVRRLHELGLGVYEMEFVHGVRIRPETCELVKAAQAETGVHVTAHGPYYVNLYSLEEEKVEASRKRVLDTARALAACGGDGACFHAGFYQKRDPAEVHAFMTKQIGELVDILEKEGCPVRLDPETTGKGSQFGSLAELCEMGDALQGKNMSITIDFAHIHARTAGAMNTYDEFAGQLELMKNKLGKEALSSMHIHLSGIAYTEKGEAHHLELDDSDMNYEDLFRALIDFGASGRVVCESPALEYDALIMQKAYRRLAGTK; from the coding sequence GTGCCTGCGAAAAAAGCGCCAGCAGCTAAGACGGAATCTGTGGTCAAGAAGAAACCTGCGGCCAAGAAAAAAACTACCGTAAAAAAGAAAGAGACTAAGAAAGCGCCTGCGGCTGAAAAGAAATCTACGGCCGAAAAGAAACCTGTAGCCAAGAAAAAAGCCGTCTCGAAAAAATCGCCGGCGAACGCAATGGGGTTTAAGCCGGGCGTGCCAAAAGAAAAGCCAAAAGGTCGAATCTACGAGGGGCCGCTTAATGTGAATGCGAAGCCGAAAAAGGCCGACACGATTTTTTTTGGTGTGGGTGGGGTGCCGCATTCGGCCAAGCCCCAGGGCCACCCGGAGGCAGTGCGCCGGCTTCATGAGCTTGGTCTTGGCGTCTACGAGATGGAGTTTGTCCACGGGGTGCGTATTCGGCCAGAGACCTGCGAGCTGGTAAAAGCGGCGCAGGCCGAAACGGGTGTGCACGTCACGGCGCATGGGCCCTACTACGTCAATCTGTACTCGCTTGAGGAAGAGAAGGTTGAGGCGAGCCGCAAGCGCGTGCTCGACACGGCGCGGGCGCTCGCGGCCTGCGGTGGAGATGGCGCATGTTTTCATGCCGGGTTTTATCAAAAACGTGACCCGGCAGAGGTGCATGCCTTCATGACAAAACAAATTGGAGAGCTGGTCGATATTTTAGAAAAGGAAGGCTGCCCGGTGCGGCTCGACCCTGAGACGACGGGTAAGGGGAGCCAGTTCGGCTCGTTGGCCGAGCTTTGCGAGATGGGCGATGCGCTCCAGGGCAAGAATATGAGTATCACGATTGATTTTGCCCATATCCATGCCCGGACAGCCGGGGCGATGAACACGTATGACGAGTTCGCGGGCCAGCTTGAGCTGATGAAAAATAAATTGGGAAAAGAGGCCCTTTCGTCGATGCATATCCATCTTTCGGGTATCGCCTACACCGAAAAGGGGGAGGCGCACCACCTTGAGCTCGACGACTCGGACATGAACTATGAGGATCTTTTTCGGGCGCTGATTGATTTTGGGGCCTCGGGACGGGTGGTCTGCGAGAGCCCGGCCCTTGAGTATGACGCCCTGATTATGCAGAAGGCCTACCGGCGACTAGCTGGTACTAAATAG